AATATAGAGGCACTGCTCGTCAAAAAAATTGGAGATGCCGGGAAAAAACTGCATACGGGCCGCAGCAGAAATGACCAAATTGCTACGGACATGCGTCTATACCTCCGAGATCAAAGCGATGCGATTGTGGGCGCCCTAAGGGCATTGCAAGAGGCGATTATCCTGTGCGCAGAAGCACACAAAAGTTTTATTATGCCCGGCTACACACACCTTCAGCCGGCGCAGCCTGTGCTGCTCGCCCATCATCTGCTCGCCTATTTTGAAATGTTTGACAGAGACGTGGAGCGCTTCAACCAACAGCGCGACAGAATTAATGTGATGCCCCTGGGCTCTGCTGCTTTAGCGGGAACACCACACCCCATTAATCGCGACCAGGTGGCGGAAGAATTAGGCTTTTCCATGCTGTCAAGAAACAGTATGGATGCTGTGTCTGACCGCGATTATCTCATTGAATTTTGTGCCGCAGCGAGCCTTGTCATGATGCATCTGTCACGATGGAGCGAGGAACTGATCTTGTGGAGTGCGCCCGCTTTCAATTTCATTGAAATAGGCGATGCCTTCACCACGGGCTCAAGCATTATGCCGCAAAAGAAAAACCCTGACGCCGCTGAGCTGACACGGGGCAAAACAAGCGCGGTCTACGGCGACCTCGTGTCTTTGCTGACCCTTATGAAAGGGCTGCCCCTCACGTACAACCGTGATCTGCAAGAAGACAAAATTCCCGTCTTCCACGCTGCCGACACAACGCTCTTATGTCTTGCCGTCTTCACCGCCATGATTCCCACCATCACCTTTAATCGCGACAGCATGAAAAAAGCGGCAGGACAAGGCTTCATGAATGCCACTGATCTGGCTGATTATCTTGTTTCCAAAGGTGTGTCTTTCCGCAATGCCCACCAAATTGTGGGTGAAATTGTTCGTTATTGCATTCAGACGGATAAAAGTTTGGAAGATCTCAGTCTGGAAGAACTGCGCGAATTCTCAAAAGTTTGCAGGGAAGATGTCTTTGCTGCCCTCGATTTGGAAACTGTTGTGGCACAGCGCAACCAGCCGGGCGCAACCGGCCCTGCCCGCGTACACGAGGCATTAAAAGCAGCAAAGGGAAAGATAGCTGCCGCCTCTCCCCCACGCTAAAAAGAACGCTGTCTCACATAGAAACAGATTCTAAGCAGATCACTTGTTACAGCTCTGTTTTTCCAATTTTAAATTCTTAAAATGGATGGAACAAGTGTAACTGCCCGGCACCTCCCATCCAAGATTAAATCCGCCGAAACTCAGGTCTTCCGCACATGTTTTTACAAGGAAGCCTCGGGATTGCGCCGCATCTAATGCCTCTTTTAATAAGGGCACCAAATCGCAATCCACTGTATACCACTGCCTTATTTCGACAGGACTATCATAAAATCGGGATCCTTCCATCGTACAAATAAATTTGCCAGTGGAATCCTCATTGCCCTGATCCACGGCTTGATGTCCCGGCGGGATGGGGTAGCGTACGTCGTAAATGGGCACGCCAAACCAAATCATATCCCGATAATCTTCGCTCTGAGGATTGTTGTTGTGGATATTCCAATAGGCGCTGGTTTGCGCTGTATGCAGCCCGGGATCCATCGTTTCGTCCGTATCTGCAACGCACCGGATCACCTGAAAATCCAAAGAAAAATGTAAGGCACGAAGATCTTTCATGGATAAGTCCCGTAGGCTCTGTTCCACAAGAAGGTGTGCCCACTGTTCATTTTTTTGACGCAGTCTATCGCCATATTCCACGCCGCCTCGCACGGTCAGGCATACCCCTTCCCCGGAAAGTCCTCCCGGGAAAAGGACAATTTCTTTCGCTTCATTGGCGAGGACGATACTCCCATCTGCCCGCTTCGTTGGCTCCGCGCCTTCAAGACTGAAGTTCGAGCCCCATTGACACAACCGCCAAAGAGAAGGCAGCGATTCATCTTTTACGAGGACACGTCCGATTTCAAGGGGATTCATGGAAGAACGTATGGCGGAAAGTCTAAATCCGCCGTCGAGGCTCAAATCCTCCAGCGCTGAAATCCCTTCACAATGAGCCGCCATAAAAAATAAAATTATATTCCATACCGCAACAATCACACTGTTTCTCCTTGTGGTTGAGCCTTCGATTTACGTGAACGATCTTGTGGGTTAGAAAGCATGGCGACAGACAGACTTTGGATCCCTGTACTACGGTCGCGCCCGGCGATCCCACTGGCAGTGCCAAGGGTTAACGCTGATGCCTTCCTTTGATGAGTTTTGCGCCCGCAGCCATGAAAGTAACCAGCAAATAACAAGCGCCGGCAACAAGTATAATCACAGGGCCCGCGGGTAAATCGGGACCATAGCTGAGCCCTAAGCCCCCCAGACAGCATAGGGCGGCCAATGCTGCTGCGAAATACATCATTTGCGCCAACGATTTCGCAAAACGCCCGGCAATAGCCGCCGGCAGCGTAAGCAAGGCAATGACCAATACAATCCCGACAATCATAGAGAGGGCGACAACGGTTAGCGCCGTTAATGCCAACAACAAAATATACACCAAATTTACGTTAATGTTTCGGGTGCGCGCATATTCTTCGTCGAAACAAACGGCTTCAAATTCATCAAACCAGTAAATTACTATCCCGGCAATGATCAAATCAAGACCGAGAATCAGATACAAATGACTTCCGGAGACCAGCAAAATATTGCCGAATAAATAGCCCATCAGATCAGAGGCATAGCCCGGTGTGAGATAAATAAAAACGACACCGAGCGCCATACCAACGGACCATACAGCGCTGATGGCAGAATCTTCCCGTTCTTGACTGTTTAGGGACACCCAGCCAATAATACCGGCAGCTATAAGCGCCGCCGCTAAGGCGCCATAGGCGGGGTGCAGCCAAGACCAGCCCATGGATAATTGGAGATACCGCGCGGCGCCCATGCCGCCCAGCACACAATGCGCCACACCGGCGGCAATATAGGTGATGCGCCGCACAACAACGTAGGTTCCCACCATACCGCAGGAAACACTTAATAACAGAGCGGCAATGACTGCATTTCTTGCCAAGGGTTGATTCAGGACTGCGTGGAAAAACTCGCTCATAGTGACGCCTCTTCATTGGTATTTTTGAATATAGATGGAGGCGCCATGCCCGTTATATGCAGCATCAGATCTTCATCCATCGTATCGGTCGGAGGATGAATGTGCACATTTTGGTTTACACAATAGACTTGCCCGAGAAAGCGCATCGCAACTTTGGGATAGTGGGTGACGAGCACAATTGTCATAGCGCCACGCAGCTTCTCAAGACTTTGTAAAATCTTTTCCTCCGCGCTGATGTCAACGTTGGAGGTGGGTTCATCAAGGAGTAACACCTTGGGATTTCCTGCAAGGGCACGGGCGATTAAGACCCGCTGTTTTTGTCCGCCCGACAAGCTGTTAAACCAACGATAGGATAAGCTCTCTAGGCCTACGGACTTCAAAGCAGTGTGAACCCGTTCCTGAGTTTCTTTTCGACGCCGGAAGCGGAGATTGGCGCCGCCATCCAAGCAGCCCATGCGCACT
The sequence above is drawn from the Candidatus Hydrogenedentota bacterium genome and encodes:
- a CDS encoding metal ABC transporter permease — translated: MSEFFHAVLNQPLARNAVIAALLLSVSCGMVGTYVVVRRITYIAAGVAHCVLGGMGAARYLQLSMGWSWLHPAYGALAAALIAAGIIGWVSLNSQEREDSAISAVWSVGMALGVVFIYLTPGYASDLMGYLFGNILLVSGSHLYLILGLDLIIAGIVIYWFDEFEAVCFDEEYARTRNINVNLVYILLLALTALTVVALSMIVGIVLVIALLTLPAAIAGRFAKSLAQMMYFAAALAALCCLGGLGLSYGPDLPAGPVIILVAGACYLLVTFMAAGAKLIKGRHQR
- the argH gene encoding argininosuccinate lyase: MSKLWGGRFEGETDALMERLGESVSFDSRLAPWDIRASIAHARMLGSCNIITQEESESIISGLKAIHKEIEEGSIVWDSTLEDVHGNIEALLVKKIGDAGKKLHTGRSRNDQIATDMRLYLRDQSDAIVGALRALQEAIILCAEAHKSFIMPGYTHLQPAQPVLLAHHLLAYFEMFDRDVERFNQQRDRINVMPLGSAALAGTPHPINRDQVAEELGFSMLSRNSMDAVSDRDYLIEFCAAASLVMMHLSRWSEELILWSAPAFNFIEIGDAFTTGSSIMPQKKNPDAAELTRGKTSAVYGDLVSLLTLMKGLPLTYNRDLQEDKIPVFHAADTTLLCLAVFTAMIPTITFNRDSMKKAAGQGFMNATDLADYLVSKGVSFRNAHQIVGEIVRYCIQTDKSLEDLSLEELREFSKVCREDVFAALDLETVVAQRNQPGATGPARVHEALKAAKGKIAAASPPR
- a CDS encoding metal ABC transporter ATP-binding protein — translated: MGALSKNNDESNIAAIRVENVSVYYGALAALLDVNISIEQGSFATIVGPNGGGKTTLFKMILGLIKPSRGHVYVFGKPPGEVRNYMGYVPQSTRFDPLFPVRVFDVVRMGCLDGGANLRFRRRKETQERVHTALKSVGLESLSYRWFNSLSGGQKQRVLIARALAGNPKVLLLDEPTSNVDISAEEKILQSLEKLRGAMTIVLVTHYPKVAMRFLGQVYCVNQNVHIHPPTDTMDEDLMLHITGMAPPSIFKNTNEEASL